Proteins encoded by one window of Sphingosinicella sp. BN140058:
- a CDS encoding NAD(P) transhydrogenase subunit alpha → MDFITILSIFVLACFVGYFVVWSVTPALHTPLMAVTNAISSVIIVGALIAAAAAGVPGAKWLGLIAIVLASINIFGGFAVTARMLAMYKKKTVVGPAGGERR, encoded by the coding sequence ATGGACTTCATCACCATCCTGTCGATCTTCGTGCTCGCCTGTTTCGTCGGCTATTTCGTGGTCTGGTCGGTCACGCCCGCCCTGCATACGCCGTTGATGGCGGTGACCAACGCCATCTCCTCGGTGATCATCGTCGGCGCGCTGATCGCCGCGGCGGCAGCGGGGGTGCCCGGCGCCAAATGGCTCGGCCTCATCGCGATCGTGCTCGCCAGCATCAACATCTTCGGCGGCTTCGCGGTGACCGCACGAATGCTCGCCATGTACAAGAAGAAGACCGTGGTCGGACCCGCTGGTGGGGAGCGCCGCTGA
- a CDS encoding GGDEF and EAL domain-containing protein: MGIDTAAEAARLDALRQLNLLDTPPSESFDRITRMASQLFGLPVAAVSLTDENRQWFKSRVGIDHWSIPRDKAPCGEVALARTTVVLPDLLDDACYSTSLLAEQGVRFYAGAPLITSDGHGLGALCVLGTEPRQVTEAEMAALGDLAAMVMSQIELQHAFGRIDPASGLPNRTQLQEDLDDLAGDEDGTRLMVLLDLARAEQLNSGLRVLGPAYVDTMVEHAARLLRASLRGTTKAYHVAATQFAFVAPTGTDAEPFLAAIHARLTAGDTRSDRHLAASISIGASPFVVGAESAADVLRGAYGAALDARTRKLPFAVYSADEDSAHRRRYRLLQDFEGALGRSGELRLAVQPRIDVASGRCVGGEALLRWRHPVLGEVSPAEFIPIVEHSALSAPLTRWVVETAAEQLAAWQRAGLDLKLSINIFAANLDEADFATLVQASLAARGVSPDRLELEVTESAAIADTERSMAQLSALAAAGFGIAIDDFGTGYSSLAYLQTLPADTVKIDQSFVRGIEDDQRAAALVASMVALSRGLGYRVVAEGVETAQAMTLLKAIGCDEAQGYLLARPMDVEAFEAWVAADTPAAANRAAA; the protein is encoded by the coding sequence GTGGGGATCGACACGGCGGCGGAAGCCGCGCGCCTCGACGCCTTGCGCCAGCTCAACCTGCTCGACACGCCGCCCAGCGAGAGCTTCGACCGCATTACCCGGATGGCCAGCCAGCTGTTCGGCCTGCCGGTCGCCGCGGTGTCGCTGACCGACGAGAACCGGCAATGGTTCAAATCGCGGGTCGGTATCGATCATTGGTCGATCCCGCGCGACAAGGCGCCTTGCGGCGAGGTCGCGCTGGCGCGCACCACGGTCGTGCTGCCCGATCTGCTCGACGATGCCTGCTATTCGACCAGCCTGCTCGCCGAGCAGGGCGTGCGTTTCTATGCCGGCGCGCCGCTGATCACCAGCGACGGCCATGGCCTCGGCGCGCTGTGCGTGCTCGGCACCGAGCCGCGGCAGGTGACCGAGGCGGAGATGGCGGCGCTGGGCGATCTCGCCGCGATGGTGATGTCCCAGATCGAGCTCCAGCACGCATTCGGCCGCATCGATCCCGCCAGCGGTCTCCCCAACCGCACCCAGCTGCAGGAGGATCTCGACGATCTCGCCGGCGACGAGGACGGCACGCGGCTGATGGTGCTGCTCGATCTCGCCCGCGCCGAACAGCTCAACAGCGGCCTGCGCGTGCTCGGTCCGGCCTATGTCGACACGATGGTCGAGCATGCGGCGCGGCTGCTGCGCGCGTCGTTGCGCGGCACCACCAAGGCCTATCACGTCGCGGCCACCCAATTTGCGTTCGTCGCCCCGACCGGAACCGACGCCGAGCCGTTCCTCGCGGCGATCCATGCCCGTCTGACCGCCGGCGACACACGCTCCGACCGCCATCTCGCCGCATCGATCTCGATCGGCGCGTCGCCGTTCGTGGTCGGCGCGGAGAGCGCCGCGGACGTGCTGCGCGGCGCCTATGGCGCGGCGCTCGATGCCCGGACGCGCAAGCTGCCCTTCGCGGTCTATTCGGCCGACGAGGACAGCGCCCATCGCCGGCGCTACCGCCTGCTCCAGGATTTCGAGGGTGCGCTCGGCCGCAGCGGCGAGCTTCGCCTTGCGGTCCAGCCGCGGATCGACGTCGCCAGCGGCCGCTGCGTCGGCGGCGAGGCGCTGCTGCGCTGGCGCCACCCGGTGCTCGGCGAAGTTTCGCCGGCCGAATTCATCCCGATCGTCGAGCATAGCGCCTTGTCGGCGCCGCTGACCCGCTGGGTGGTCGAGACCGCGGCCGAGCAGCTCGCCGCCTGGCAGCGCGCGGGGCTCGATCTCAAGCTGTCGATCAACATCTTCGCCGCCAATCTCGACGAGGCCGATTTCGCCACCCTCGTCCAGGCGAGCCTCGCCGCCCGCGGCGTCTCGCCGGACCGGCTCGAGCTCGAAGTTACCGAAAGCGCCGCGATCGCCGACACCGAGCGCAGCATGGCCCAGCTCTCCGCGCTCGCCGCCGCCGGCTTCGGCATCGCCATCGACGACTTCGGCACCGGCTATTCCAGCCTCGCCTATCTCCAGACCCTGCCGGCCGACACGGTCAAGATCGACCAGAGCTTCGTCCGCGGCATCGAGGACGATCAGCGCGCCGCCGCCCTCGTCGCCTCGATGGTCGCCCTCTCCCGCGGCCTCGGCTACCGCGTCGTCGCCGAGGGCGTCGAAACCGCGCAGGCGATGACCCTGTTGAAGGCGATCGGCTGCGACGAAGCCCAAGGCTATCTGCTCGCCCGGCCGATGGACGTCGAGGCGTTCGAAGCCTGGGTGGCGGCGGACACGCCGGCCGCAGCGAACCGCGCGGCGGCGTAA
- a CDS encoding NAD(P)(+) transhydrogenase (Re/Si-specific) subunit beta, with protein MHGSALPSWVALAYLVAGVFFILALRGLSSPASSRSGNRFGIAGMAIALVTTLLHYAPRIALDDDFLGSEARDLGSTIDWLTLGEIAAAIALGAVIGLVTARRIAMTAMPQLVAAFHSLVGLAAVLVAAAAYLNPDAFGIATGGIIYPVSRIEMGLGAAIGAITFSGSVIAFLKLNGNMSGKPILLPGRHVLNLGVLALIVGLVAYFTQDQSPWVFWTAILLSFAIGFLLIVPIGGADMPVVVSMLNSYSGWAAAAMGFTLQNSAMIITGALVGASGAILSYIMCRAMNRSFLSVIAGGFGGDAAAAAAGGAIDRPYKRGSAEDAAFLMKQAEQVIIVPGYGMAVAQAQHALREMGDLLKKEGVSVKYAIHPVAGRMPGHMNVLLAEANVPYDEVFELEDINSEFARTDVAFVIGANDVTNPAAKTDRSSPIYGMPVLDVEKAKTVLFIKRSMGGAGYAGVDNELFYRDNTMMLLADAKKMVEEIVKSLG; from the coding sequence ATGCATGGTTCCGCTCTCCCGTCCTGGGTCGCTCTCGCCTATCTGGTCGCGGGCGTGTTCTTCATCCTGGCGCTGCGTGGGCTGTCGAGCCCGGCCAGCAGCCGCAGCGGCAATCGCTTCGGCATCGCCGGCATGGCAATCGCGCTGGTCACGACCTTGCTTCATTATGCGCCCAGGATCGCGCTCGACGACGATTTCCTGGGCAGCGAAGCGCGGGATCTCGGATCGACCATCGACTGGCTGACGCTCGGCGAGATCGCCGCGGCGATCGCGCTGGGCGCGGTGATCGGCCTGGTCACGGCGCGGCGGATCGCGATGACCGCGATGCCGCAATTGGTCGCCGCCTTCCACAGCCTGGTCGGCCTCGCGGCGGTGCTCGTCGCCGCGGCCGCCTATCTCAACCCCGATGCGTTCGGGATCGCGACGGGCGGAATCATCTATCCGGTCAGCCGTATCGAAATGGGGCTTGGCGCGGCGATCGGCGCGATCACCTTTTCGGGCTCGGTGATCGCCTTTCTGAAGCTGAACGGCAACATGTCGGGCAAGCCGATCCTGCTGCCGGGCCGCCACGTCCTCAATCTCGGCGTGCTGGCGCTGATCGTCGGCCTCGTCGCCTATTTCACCCAGGATCAGAGCCCATGGGTGTTCTGGACCGCGATCCTGCTGTCGTTCGCGATCGGCTTCCTGCTGATCGTGCCGATCGGCGGCGCCGACATGCCGGTGGTCGTCTCGATGCTCAATTCCTATTCGGGCTGGGCGGCCGCGGCGATGGGCTTCACCCTGCAGAACAGTGCGATGATCATCACCGGTGCCCTCGTCGGCGCGTCGGGCGCGATCCTCTCCTACATCATGTGCCGGGCGATGAACCGCAGCTTCCTGTCGGTGATCGCCGGCGGCTTCGGCGGCGACGCGGCGGCGGCCGCGGCCGGAGGGGCTATCGACCGTCCCTACAAGCGCGGCTCCGCCGAGGACGCCGCCTTCCTCATGAAGCAGGCCGAGCAGGTGATCATCGTTCCGGGCTACGGCATGGCGGTGGCCCAGGCTCAGCATGCGCTGCGCGAGATGGGCGATCTCCTCAAGAAGGAGGGGGTGAGCGTCAAATATGCGATCCACCCGGTCGCGGGACGCATGCCCGGTCACATGAACGTGCTGCTCGCGGAGGCCAACGTGCCTTATGACGAGGTGTTCGAGCTGGAAGACATCAATTCCGAATTCGCCCGCACCGACGTCGCCTTCGTGATCGGCGCCAACGACGTCACCAATCCGGCCGCCAAGACCGACAGATCCTCGCCCATCTACGGCATGCCGGTGCTCGACGTCGAAAAGGCCAAGACGGTGCTGTTCATCAAGCGCTCGATGGGCGGCGCCGGCTATGCCGGCGTCGACAACGAGCTGTTCTACCGCGACAACACGATGATGCTTCTCGCCGACGCCAAGAAGATGGTCGAGGAGATCGTGAAGTCCTTAGGTTAG
- a CDS encoding NAD(P) transhydrogenase subunit alpha: MKIAVLKESEDGERRVAATPETARKFIALGASVAVEAGAGLAAAIADADYEAAGATVGMRETVVGGADILLGVQGPDPAALPGAAAGALVAAILDPFRRRDRVDAYAAAGLDALAMEFMPRITRAQSMDVLSSQSNLSGYKAVLDAASEYGRAFPMMMTAAGTIPAARIFIMGVGVAGLQAIATARRLGAIVSATDVRAATREQIESLGAKAVFVEKVAGIEGEGSGGYATEMSDDYKAAQAELVSAHIAKQDVVITTALIPGRPAPRLISDAQLATMRPGSVVVDLAVEQGGNVEGAVAGQVVERHGVRIVGHRNVPSRLAADASALYARNLYNFLSGFWDKDAERVVLPDDDEIVQGVRLTQGGKVVNPRLLG; the protein is encoded by the coding sequence ATGAAGATCGCCGTCCTCAAGGAGAGTGAAGACGGCGAACGAAGGGTCGCCGCCACACCGGAGACCGCAAGGAAATTCATCGCGCTCGGCGCCAGCGTCGCGGTCGAGGCCGGGGCCGGCCTCGCCGCCGCGATCGCCGATGCCGATTACGAGGCGGCCGGCGCGACCGTCGGCATGCGCGAGACCGTGGTCGGCGGCGCCGACATCCTGCTCGGCGTGCAGGGCCCCGATCCGGCCGCGCTGCCCGGTGCCGCCGCCGGTGCGCTGGTCGCGGCGATCCTCGATCCCTTCCGCCGCCGCGACCGGGTCGACGCTTATGCTGCCGCCGGCCTCGACGCGCTGGCGATGGAATTCATGCCGCGAATCACCCGCGCGCAATCGATGGACGTGCTGTCCTCGCAATCCAATCTGTCCGGCTACAAGGCGGTGCTCGACGCAGCGTCCGAATATGGCCGTGCCTTTCCGATGATGATGACGGCGGCGGGCACGATCCCGGCGGCGCGCATCTTCATCATGGGCGTCGGCGTCGCCGGTCTGCAGGCGATCGCCACCGCCCGCCGCCTGGGCGCGATCGTCTCGGCGACCGATGTCCGCGCCGCCACCCGCGAGCAGATCGAGAGCCTCGGCGCCAAGGCGGTTTTCGTCGAAAAGGTCGCCGGAATCGAGGGGGAGGGCAGCGGTGGCTACGCCACCGAGATGTCCGACGACTATAAGGCCGCCCAGGCCGAGCTCGTCTCTGCCCACATCGCCAAGCAGGACGTGGTCATCACCACGGCGCTGATTCCCGGCCGGCCGGCGCCGCGGCTGATCAGCGACGCGCAGCTGGCGACGATGCGCCCGGGCAGCGTCGTCGTCGATCTCGCGGTCGAGCAGGGCGGCAATGTCGAGGGTGCGGTCGCCGGCCAGGTGGTCGAGCGCCACGGCGTGCGCATCGTCGGACACCGCAACGTGCCGAGCCGCCTCGCCGCCGACGCCTCGGCGCTCTACGCCCGCAACCTGTACAATTTCCTGTCGGGCTTCTGGGACAAGGACGCGGAACGGGTGGTACTGCCCGACGACGACGAAATCGTCCAGGGCGTGCGGCTGACCCAAGGCGGCAAGGTGGTGAACCCGCGGCTGCTGGGGTGA
- a CDS encoding sigma-54 dependent transcriptional regulator — protein MRPEPTRCLLLIDDEPAQRRLVTAIGARAGWSVRGAADVDGAAAILAETEGPPVDAILLDHWLPGDEGTQLIEQIRALKPELPLLVMTAQTSVATAVEAMRAGASDFLVKPIAPDRLLTALNAATDRRQRNGELRPLSEKISQPLAFDEIVGSAPQFRAAMAIAAKAARARVSVLIEGESGSGKEVIAQAIHTASPRGRKPMITVNCGAIPANLVESVLFGHEKGAFTGAFDRHIGRFEDADGSTLFLDEVGELPLDTQVKLLRALETGEIQRIGGRSIQMVDVRIVAATNRRLVDEIARGRFREDLYYRLNVVHVGIPPLRERSSDIPALARHLLGRIAEQPGMRRLSITDDALSVLMRYGWPGNVRQLQNALFRAAVLCEGNALSAVDFPQIRQESTLSRRADDYHGRALNGASQSAALNNGAGITLYGDDGNMRSLEEIEADVIRLAIGHYRGRMTEVARRLGIGRSTLYRKLGELGISDAAA, from the coding sequence ATGCGGCCCGAGCCTACGCGCTGCCTGTTGCTTATCGACGACGAGCCCGCCCAGCGCCGCCTCGTTACCGCCATCGGCGCCCGCGCCGGCTGGTCGGTGCGCGGCGCCGCCGACGTCGACGGGGCCGCGGCGATCCTCGCCGAGACCGAGGGTCCGCCCGTCGATGCGATCCTGCTCGATCATTGGCTTCCCGGTGACGAAGGCACCCAGCTGATCGAGCAGATCCGCGCGCTGAAGCCGGAACTGCCCTTGCTGGTGATGACGGCGCAGACATCGGTTGCAACCGCCGTCGAGGCGATGCGGGCCGGCGCCAGCGACTTCCTGGTCAAGCCGATCGCACCCGATCGGCTGCTTACCGCCCTGAACGCCGCCACCGATCGCCGTCAGCGCAATGGCGAGCTTCGCCCGCTGTCCGAAAAGATCTCGCAGCCGCTGGCGTTCGACGAGATCGTCGGCTCGGCGCCGCAATTCCGCGCGGCGATGGCGATCGCCGCCAAGGCCGCACGCGCCCGCGTGTCGGTGTTGATCGAAGGCGAGAGCGGATCGGGCAAGGAAGTGATCGCCCAGGCGATCCACACCGCCTCCCCGCGCGGCCGCAAGCCGATGATCACCGTCAATTGCGGCGCGATCCCCGCCAACCTCGTCGAATCGGTGCTGTTCGGGCACGAAAAGGGCGCCTTCACCGGCGCGTTCGATCGCCACATCGGCCGCTTCGAGGATGCCGACGGCTCGACCCTGTTCCTGGACGAGGTCGGCGAACTGCCGCTCGACACCCAGGTCAAATTGCTGCGCGCGCTCGAGACCGGCGAGATCCAGCGGATCGGCGGCCGATCGATCCAGATGGTTGACGTCCGCATCGTCGCCGCCACCAACCGCCGGCTGGTCGACGAGATCGCCCGCGGCCGCTTCCGCGAGGACCTCTATTACCGCCTGAACGTCGTCCATGTCGGCATTCCGCCGCTGCGCGAACGCTCCAGCGACATTCCGGCGCTCGCCCGCCACCTGCTCGGCCGCATCGCCGAGCAGCCGGGCATGCGCCGCCTGTCGATCACCGACGACGCACTTTCGGTGCTGATGCGCTACGGCTGGCCGGGCAACGTCCGCCAGCTCCAGAACGCCCTGTTCCGCGCCGCGGTGCTGTGCGAGGGCAATGCGCTGAGCGCGGTGGATTTCCCGCAGATCCGCCAGGAATCGACCCTGAGCCGCCGCGCCGACGATTATCACGGCCGCGCCCTCAACGGGGCCTCGCAGAGCGCCGCGCTCAACAACGGGGCCGGTATCACCCTCTACGGCGACGACGGCAACATGCGCTCGCTCGAGGAGATCGAGGCCGACGTGATCCGGCTGGCGATCGGCCATTATCGCGGGCGGATGACCGAAGTCGCGCGGCGGCTCGGCATCGGCCGCTCGACCCTCTACCGCAAGCTCGGCGAGCTCGGCATCAGCGACGCCGCGGCCTGA
- a CDS encoding aa3-type cytochrome c oxidase subunit IV, with product MAAELDLEKETQIHQKGYAGFVSLFKWGTIASAIIAAVVVLIIAN from the coding sequence ATGGCGGCCGAGCTGGACCTCGAAAAGGAAACCCAAATCCACCAAAAGGGCTATGCCGGCTTTGTAAGCCTTTTCAAATGGGGCACAATCGCTTCCGCGATCATCGCGGCGGTCGTCGTGCTGATCATCGCGAACTGA